In Pseudomonas hamedanensis, a single window of DNA contains:
- the efeB gene encoding iron uptake transporter deferrochelatase/peroxidase subunit — MKEIEPLNLQRRRVLMGMGAAGVALAGSALSCPAMAAATAQVTEAPSSDKTEDRHDFHGMHQAGVVTPRPASGMLVAFDVLASDRDDLERLFRTLNQRIAFLMKGGPVAQIDPKLPPPDSGILGPVVTPDNLTITVSVGESLFDERFGLAAVKPKRLQRMVGFPNDALDADSCHGDLSLQFCANTADTNIHALRDIVKNLPDLLLVRWKQEGSVPPQAPTKPGVPAQSARNFLGFRDGSANPDSNDGKAMDRIVWVQPGSDEPAWAAHGSYQAVRIIRNFVERWDRTPLQEQESILGRVKSSGAPIGGHSESEVPDYSKDPAGKLTKLDAHIRLANPRTAASQANLILRRPFNYSNGVNKNGQLDMGLLFICYQADLEKGFITVQTRLNGEPLEEYLKPVGGGYFFTLPGVTGDHDFIGRSLLAATSAQTTA; from the coding sequence ATGAAAGAAATCGAACCCCTCAATCTGCAGCGTCGTCGCGTCCTGATGGGCATGGGCGCCGCGGGTGTCGCCCTCGCCGGTTCGGCCCTCAGTTGCCCGGCCATGGCCGCCGCCACGGCGCAGGTGACCGAAGCGCCGAGCAGCGACAAGACCGAAGATCGCCACGATTTCCACGGTATGCACCAGGCGGGCGTCGTCACCCCACGCCCAGCCTCGGGCATGCTGGTGGCCTTCGATGTGCTGGCCAGCGATCGCGACGACCTTGAGCGGCTGTTTCGCACCCTCAACCAGCGCATCGCCTTTCTGATGAAGGGCGGCCCGGTGGCGCAGATCGATCCGAAACTGCCGCCGCCGGACTCCGGCATTCTCGGCCCGGTGGTCACCCCGGACAACCTGACCATTACCGTATCGGTGGGCGAATCGCTGTTCGATGAGCGCTTCGGACTGGCCGCGGTGAAACCCAAACGTCTGCAACGCATGGTCGGTTTTCCCAACGATGCGCTCGATGCCGACAGCTGCCACGGCGACCTGAGCCTGCAGTTCTGCGCGAACACCGCCGACACCAATATTCACGCCCTGCGCGATATCGTGAAAAACCTGCCAGACCTGTTGCTGGTGCGTTGGAAACAAGAAGGCAGCGTACCGCCCCAGGCGCCGACCAAACCCGGCGTACCGGCGCAATCGGCGCGCAACTTTCTCGGCTTTCGCGATGGTTCGGCCAACCCTGATTCCAACGATGGCAAAGCCATGGACCGGATCGTCTGGGTGCAGCCGGGCAGCGATGAGCCGGCCTGGGCGGCCCACGGCAGTTATCAAGCGGTACGCATCATCCGCAACTTTGTCGAGCGCTGGGATCGCACGCCGTTGCAGGAACAGGAAAGCATTCTTGGCCGGGTCAAAAGCAGCGGCGCGCCCATCGGCGGCCACAGCGAAAGCGAAGTGCCGGATTACAGCAAAGACCCAGCCGGCAAGCTGACCAAACTCGATGCGCACATTCGTCTGGCCAACCCGCGCACCGCCGCGAGCCAGGCCAACCTGATCCTGCGTCGGCCGTTCAACTATTCCAACGGCGTCAACAAAAACGGCCAGCTCGACATGGGCCTGCTGTTCATCTGCTACCAGGCCGATCTGGAAAAAGGCTTCATCACCGTGCAGACCCGCCTCAATGGCGAGCCGCTTGAGGAATACCTCAAACCGGTCGGCGGCGGTTATTTCTTCACCTTGCCGGGCGTCACCGGCGATCACGACTTCATCGGTCGCTCACTGCTTGCCGCCACATCCGCCCAAACAACCGCATGA
- a CDS encoding SDR family NAD(P)-dependent oxidoreductase has protein sequence MQIDNKVFIVTGGASGLGAATAELLVNAGAKVMLVDMNAEALAAQAQRLGAQSVVADISNEAAAEAAVQATVAAFGSLNGLVNCAGIVRGEKILGKNGPHALASFAQVINVNLIGSFNMLRLAAAAIAESEANADGERGVIINTASVAAFDGQIGQAAYSASKGAIASLTLPAARELARFGIRVMTIAPGIFETPMMAGMTPEVRDSLAAGVPFPPRLGKPAEYAALVRHIIENSMLNGEVIRLDGALRMAAK, from the coding sequence ATGCAGATCGACAACAAGGTTTTTATCGTCACCGGCGGCGCTTCTGGCCTCGGCGCCGCCACGGCTGAGCTGCTGGTGAACGCCGGTGCCAAGGTGATGCTCGTGGACATGAATGCCGAAGCGCTTGCCGCTCAAGCCCAGCGCCTGGGTGCGCAAAGCGTCGTCGCGGACATCAGCAACGAAGCCGCGGCCGAGGCTGCCGTGCAGGCGACCGTCGCCGCGTTTGGCAGCCTCAACGGTCTAGTCAACTGCGCCGGCATTGTCCGGGGCGAGAAGATCCTCGGCAAGAATGGTCCGCATGCGCTGGCCAGTTTCGCCCAGGTCATCAACGTCAACCTGATCGGCAGTTTCAACATGCTGCGCCTGGCGGCTGCGGCCATTGCAGAAAGCGAAGCCAATGCCGACGGCGAACGCGGCGTGATCATCAACACTGCCTCGGTCGCCGCGTTCGACGGGCAGATTGGCCAGGCCGCGTATTCGGCATCGAAAGGCGCGATTGCCAGCCTGACCCTGCCGGCCGCCCGTGAGCTGGCGCGTTTCGGCATTCGCGTAATGACCATTGCACCGGGCATTTTCGAAACCCCGATGATGGCCGGCATGACCCCCGAAGTGCGCGACTCGCTGGCCGCCGGCGTGCCGTTCCCGCCGCGCCTGGGCAAGCCGGCCGAGTACGCCGCGCTGGTGCGGCACATCATCGAAAACAGCATGCTTAATGGCGAGGTGATCCGTCTCGACGGCGCCTTGCGCATGGCGGCCAAGTAA
- a CDS encoding AMP-binding protein, translating to MRDYLSATAQFNYQHTVEAALSGTLEALNACVECCDRHALPGRIALFWEGRDGASATYTFSDLQDQAARFANFLLAQGVRKGDRVAGLLPRNIELLITVFATWRIGAVYQPLFTAFGPKALEHRLNSSGAKVVVTDAVNRSKLAEVADCPTIVTVGGSKGQGIVRGDFSFWAELGNHSNVCEPVLLNGEDPFLLMFTSGTTGPSKALSVPLKAIVAFQSYTRDAVDLRPEDAFWNVADPGWAYGIYFGVTGPLAMGHPITFYDGPFTLESTCRVINKYGITNLTGSPTAYRLLIAGGDTFAKSVKGKLRVVSSAGEPLNPEVIRWFADNLDVVIHDHYGQTELGMVLCNHHGLDHPVHIGAAGFASPGHRIVVLDEHYNELGAGQPGILAIDRGQSPMCWFGGYEGAPTKAFVGNYYLSGDTVEWNPDGSISFVGRSDDVITTSGYRVGPFDVESALIEHPAVVEAAVVGKPDPERTELVKAFVVLSAQYRAAPELAEELRQHVRKRLAAHSYPREIEFVSELPKTPSGKLQRFILRNQEIAKAQEAAAHNVSA from the coding sequence ATGCGCGATTACTTGTCTGCCACCGCACAGTTCAATTATCAGCACACCGTGGAGGCCGCGCTCAGCGGTACGCTTGAGGCGCTCAACGCCTGTGTCGAATGTTGCGATCGCCATGCCTTGCCCGGGCGCATTGCGCTGTTCTGGGAAGGTCGCGACGGCGCCAGCGCGACGTACACGTTCAGCGATCTGCAGGACCAGGCCGCGCGTTTCGCCAATTTCCTTCTCGCCCAGGGTGTGCGCAAGGGCGACCGGGTCGCCGGTTTGCTGCCGCGCAATATCGAACTGCTCATCACCGTGTTCGCCACTTGGCGCATTGGCGCGGTGTATCAGCCGTTGTTTACCGCATTCGGCCCCAAAGCCCTCGAACATCGCCTGAACAGCTCCGGGGCGAAAGTCGTGGTCACTGACGCGGTCAACCGGTCGAAACTCGCCGAAGTTGCCGACTGCCCGACCATCGTTACGGTCGGCGGCAGCAAAGGCCAGGGCATCGTGCGCGGCGATTTCAGTTTCTGGGCCGAACTGGGCAATCACTCGAACGTCTGCGAACCGGTACTGCTCAATGGCGAAGACCCGTTCCTGCTGATGTTCACCTCGGGTACCACCGGGCCGTCGAAAGCGCTGTCGGTGCCGCTTAAAGCTATCGTTGCATTCCAGAGTTACACCCGCGATGCGGTGGACCTGCGTCCCGAAGATGCCTTCTGGAACGTGGCCGATCCGGGCTGGGCCTACGGCATCTATTTCGGCGTCACCGGGCCGCTGGCGATGGGACACCCGATCACGTTCTACGACGGGCCGTTCACCCTTGAAAGCACCTGCCGGGTGATCAACAAGTACGGCATCACCAACCTCACCGGATCGCCGACGGCGTACCGTTTGCTGATTGCCGGCGGTGATACGTTCGCCAAGTCGGTCAAAGGCAAACTGCGCGTCGTCAGCAGCGCCGGCGAACCGCTGAACCCGGAAGTCATCCGCTGGTTCGCCGACAACCTCGACGTGGTCATTCACGATCATTACGGCCAGACCGAGCTGGGCATGGTGCTGTGCAATCACCACGGCCTCGATCACCCGGTGCACATCGGCGCCGCCGGCTTCGCCTCGCCGGGCCATCGCATTGTTGTGCTGGACGAGCACTACAACGAACTCGGGGCCGGACAGCCGGGCATTCTCGCCATCGACCGTGGGCAATCACCGATGTGCTGGTTCGGCGGTTACGAAGGCGCACCGACCAAGGCCTTCGTCGGCAATTACTACCTCAGCGGCGACACCGTGGAATGGAACCCGGACGGCAGCATCAGTTTTGTCGGTCGAAGCGATGATGTGATTACCACCTCCGGCTATCGCGTCGGCCCGTTCGACGTCGAAAGCGCGCTGATCGAACACCCGGCCGTGGTCGAAGCGGCGGTGGTCGGCAAACCGGACCCGGAGCGCACCGAACTGGTCAAAGCCTTTGTCGTGTTGAGTGCGCAATATCGCGCAGCGCCGGAGCTGGCCGAAGAACTGCGCCAGCACGTGCGCAAGCGCCTGGCCGCACATTCGTACCCGCGTGAAATCGAATTTGTCAGCGAATTGCCCAAAACCCCCAGTGGCAAATTGCAGCGCTTTATCTTGCGCAACCAGGAAATCGCCAAGGCTCAAGAGGCCGCGGCGCACAACGTTTCAGCTTGA
- the efeO gene encoding iron uptake system protein EfeO: protein MKKTPLALLLTLGLLNTPLSAFAATAPLDLVGPVSDYKIYVTEKLDELASHTQQFTDAVKKGDLATAQKLYAPTRVYYESIEPIAELFSDLDASIDSRVDDHEKGVKAEDFTGFHRIEYSLFAEKSTKGLDALADGLNKDVQDLQTRVASLTFPPEKVVGGAAALLEEVAATKISGEEDRYSHTDLYDFQGNIDGAKKIVDLFRAQIEQQDKAFVAKVDKNFATVDKILARYKTADGGFETYDKVKDNDRKALVGPVNTLAEDLSMMRGKLGLN from the coding sequence ATGAAAAAAACGCCACTCGCGTTATTGCTGACCCTTGGTTTGCTCAACACCCCGCTGTCGGCGTTCGCCGCCACGGCGCCGCTGGATCTGGTGGGGCCGGTGTCGGACTACAAGATTTATGTCACGGAAAAGCTCGACGAACTCGCCAGTCACACCCAGCAGTTCACCGATGCGGTGAAAAAAGGCGACTTGGCCACCGCGCAAAAGCTCTACGCGCCGACCCGTGTCTATTACGAGTCGATCGAGCCGATTGCCGAGCTGTTCAGTGACCTGGACGCGTCAATCGACTCGCGTGTCGACGACCATGAAAAAGGCGTGAAGGCTGAAGACTTCACCGGGTTCCATCGCATTGAATATTCGTTGTTTGCGGAAAAATCCACCAAGGGGCTGGATGCCCTGGCGGACGGTTTGAACAAAGACGTGCAGGATCTGCAAACCCGTGTCGCCAGCCTGACCTTCCCGCCCGAAAAAGTGGTGGGTGGCGCAGCGGCGCTGCTGGAGGAAGTCGCAGCGACGAAGATTTCCGGCGAGGAAGATCGCTACAGCCACACTGACCTGTACGACTTCCAGGGCAACATCGACGGCGCGAAAAAGATTGTCGATTTGTTCCGTGCGCAGATCGAACAGCAGGACAAGGCGTTTGTGGCCAAGGTCGACAAGAATTTTGCAACCGTGGATAAGATCCTCGCCCGGTACAAGACCGCCGATGGCGGCTTTGAAACCTACGACAAGGTCAAGGACAACGATCGCAAGGCGCTGGTCGGGCCGGTGAATACGCTGGCGGAAGATTTGTCGATGATGCGTGGGAAGTTGGGGCTTAACTGA
- a CDS encoding AraC family transcriptional regulator, with amino-acid sequence MAEKDTIAIQLVREALLQSCAPGAATDEALNKVGIDPALLMTDQGRVPASQYARLWRLLARRGDDEFFGMDPRKLKSGSLAFLCRSAMAQPTLAAGLESGLSFLSLMLERLPAQLVRQQSLAEIVLLEDDADPRRAFTYFTYWMIVHGVACWLAGRRIPILAIELRCAEPEFIDDYQVMFSDNLRFDRPRTRMIFSADCLDLPIKRSAEELKRFLAHAPANILVKYRDPQSLASRIKHDLRQLPAEQWPETEALAQQLCMSASTLRRRLAEEGQTYQGLKDSVRKELAIAWLAEPSISFVEIASRLGFADASSFYKAFRKWSGSNPGHYRTLILNEVV; translated from the coding sequence ATGGCGGAAAAAGACACCATTGCGATCCAACTGGTGCGCGAAGCGCTGCTGCAAAGCTGTGCGCCGGGCGCGGCCACGGATGAGGCGTTGAACAAGGTCGGCATCGATCCGGCGTTGCTGATGACGGATCAGGGCAGGGTGCCGGCCTCGCAGTACGCCAGACTCTGGCGTCTGCTGGCCCGGCGCGGCGATGACGAATTCTTCGGCATGGACCCGCGCAAGCTCAAGTCCGGCAGCCTGGCCTTTCTGTGCCGCAGCGCGATGGCGCAACCGACGTTGGCGGCGGGTCTGGAGAGTGGCTTGAGTTTTTTGTCGTTGATGCTTGAACGGCTGCCGGCGCAACTGGTGCGTCAGCAGAGCCTCGCCGAAATCGTCCTGCTCGAAGACGACGCAGACCCGCGCCGCGCCTTCACTTATTTCACTTATTGGATGATCGTCCACGGCGTCGCCTGTTGGCTGGCGGGGCGGCGGATACCGATTCTGGCAATTGAGCTGCGTTGCGCTGAGCCGGAGTTCATCGATGATTATCAGGTGATGTTCTCCGACAACCTGCGCTTCGACCGCCCGCGCACGCGGATGATTTTTTCCGCCGATTGCCTTGATCTGCCGATCAAGCGTAGTGCCGAAGAACTGAAACGCTTCCTGGCTCACGCCCCGGCCAACATTCTGGTGAAGTACCGCGACCCGCAAAGCCTCGCCAGCCGGATCAAGCACGATCTACGGCAACTGCCAGCCGAACAGTGGCCCGAAACCGAGGCACTGGCCCAGCAACTGTGCATGTCCGCCTCGACCCTGCGCCGGCGCCTGGCCGAAGAGGGGCAGACCTATCAAGGCCTCAAGGACAGCGTGCGCAAGGAGTTGGCGATTGCCTGGCTGGCTGAGCCTTCGATCAGTTTTGTCGAGATTGCCAGTCGTCTGGGCTTTGCGGATGCGAGTTCGTTCTATAAAGCGTTTCGCAAGTGGTCCGGGTCGAATCCGGGGCACTACCGGACGCTGATCCTGAATGAGGTTGTCTGA
- the efeU gene encoding iron uptake transporter permease EfeU, with the protein MLVPFLIMLREGIEAALIVGIIASYLQQTGRGQWMPAVWIGVFLAAALALLVGGGLELVSAEFPQKQQELFEGVVGLLAVGILSSMVFWMRKVARSIKHSLHASLDQALTASNHQVIALIAMVFFAVAREGLETVFFLLAVFQQSEGAGAPIGALLGLMLAVIVGFLIYSGSLRLNLSAFFKWTGLFILVVAAGILANSVQALHEAGLWNHLQTVLFDFSATLPMDGPLGSVLAGMFGYQDAPTVSTLGAYLIYLLVALVMFFLPAPGQAVPTTSVSSQ; encoded by the coding sequence ATGCTCGTTCCCTTTCTGATCATGCTGCGCGAAGGCATCGAGGCCGCGCTGATCGTTGGCATCATTGCCAGCTACCTGCAGCAAACCGGGCGTGGCCAGTGGATGCCCGCCGTGTGGATTGGCGTGTTCCTCGCCGCCGCCCTCGCCCTGCTGGTCGGCGGTGGTCTGGAACTGGTCAGCGCTGAATTCCCGCAAAAGCAACAGGAACTGTTCGAAGGCGTCGTCGGTTTGCTCGCGGTTGGCATTCTCAGTTCAATGGTGTTCTGGATGCGCAAGGTCGCCCGGTCGATCAAGCATTCGCTGCACGCCTCGCTGGATCAGGCGCTGACGGCATCGAACCATCAAGTCATTGCACTGATCGCCATGGTCTTTTTCGCCGTCGCTCGCGAAGGCCTGGAAACCGTGTTCTTCCTGCTCGCCGTGTTCCAGCAAAGCGAAGGTGCGGGCGCGCCGATCGGCGCCCTGCTCGGGCTGATGCTGGCGGTGATCGTCGGCTTCCTGATCTACAGCGGCAGCCTGCGCCTGAATCTCTCGGCGTTCTTCAAGTGGACCGGACTGTTCATCCTCGTGGTCGCCGCCGGGATTCTCGCCAACTCGGTGCAGGCGTTGCATGAAGCCGGACTGTGGAATCATCTGCAGACCGTGCTTTTCGATTTCAGCGCGACGCTGCCGATGGACGGCCCGCTCGGCTCGGTACTGGCCGGCATGTTCGGTTATCAGGATGCGCCGACCGTGAGCACCCTCGGCGCCTACCTGATTTACCTCTTGGTGGCGCTGGTGATGTTCTTCCTGCCGGCGCCCGGCCAAGCGGTGCCCACGACTTCCGTTTCCAGCCAATAA
- the efeO gene encoding iron uptake system protein EfeO has protein sequence MSNTENPQASPPRALRLALAGSVLLMIAAGGLFWYASNMAAAKRQHNHDEIVVNIHPHSCEPNALTVPAGRASFRIVNRSERAVEWEILDGVLVVEERENIAPGLSQVINANLQPGDYAITCGLLSNPRGTLHVTPTAASDAAARAKPSMVAFVGPLSEFRVYLAVQGSALIKAVTALDQAITSGDLGQAQALYLPARAAYQRLAPAAQRLAELDNRINARADYFEKREQDPAFVGFHRLEYALFQQRKLDTAAPIAQRLLADVSELKQQLLAQSLPPEQLVSIVVRNLNSLADVRAASGEEERYSHSDLNGFAANAQTAHKVVDLLRPMLSKSAADLLPDIDQALGDFDSQLNALNSADGYVSYDAVSAEQRQQIANNAKALATALNGIDPALGLSGL, from the coding sequence ATGTCTAACACTGAAAACCCTCAGGCCTCGCCTCCCCGTGCCCTGCGTTTGGCGCTGGCCGGCTCGGTGCTGCTGATGATCGCCGCCGGCGGGCTGTTCTGGTACGCCTCGAACATGGCGGCGGCCAAGCGCCAACACAACCACGACGAAATCGTCGTCAACATCCATCCGCACAGCTGCGAACCCAATGCGCTGACAGTGCCGGCCGGACGCGCCAGTTTCCGCATCGTCAACCGCTCCGAGCGTGCGGTCGAGTGGGAAATTCTCGATGGCGTGCTGGTGGTCGAAGAGCGTGAAAACATCGCGCCGGGCCTGAGCCAGGTGATCAACGCCAATCTGCAACCGGGCGACTACGCAATCACCTGTGGCTTGCTCAGCAACCCGCGCGGCACCTTGCACGTGACGCCGACGGCAGCCTCCGATGCCGCCGCCAGGGCCAAGCCGTCGATGGTCGCGTTCGTAGGACCGTTGTCGGAATTCCGTGTGTATCTGGCCGTTCAGGGCAGCGCCTTGATCAAAGCGGTGACGGCGCTGGATCAGGCGATTACCAGCGGCGATCTTGGTCAGGCGCAGGCGCTGTACCTGCCGGCGCGCGCCGCTTATCAGCGTCTGGCGCCGGCGGCGCAGCGTCTGGCCGAGCTGGATAACCGCATCAATGCCCGCGCCGATTACTTTGAAAAGCGCGAGCAGGACCCGGCTTTTGTCGGTTTCCATCGCCTCGAATATGCCCTGTTTCAGCAACGCAAACTCGACACCGCTGCGCCGATTGCCCAGCGCCTGCTCGCCGACGTCAGTGAGCTCAAACAACAGTTGCTCGCCCAGTCGCTGCCACCGGAGCAACTGGTCAGCATCGTCGTGCGCAACCTCAACAGCCTCGCCGACGTTCGCGCCGCCAGCGGTGAAGAGGAACGTTACAGCCACAGCGATCTCAACGGTTTCGCCGCCAACGCGCAAACCGCGCATAAGGTCGTCGACCTGTTGCGGCCAATGCTGAGCAAATCCGCCGCTGACCTGTTGCCAGACATCGACCAGGCGCTGGGCGACTTCGACAGCCAGCTCAACGCCCTCAACTCCGCCGACGGCTACGTCAGTTACGACGCCGTATCCGCCGAGCAACGCCAACAGATTGCCAACAACGCCAAGGCCCTGGCCACGGCTTTGAACGGCATCGACCCCGCCCTCGGCCTCTCCGGCCTGTAA